In Spirochaeta lutea, a genomic segment contains:
- a CDS encoding DUF6364 family protein yields the protein MNKKLTLNVDESIIDFAHEYSKKTHQSISNIVENYFIHLKTEIDTSDISSSAKELYGILEMNEIPDKKELRKEFHEKSIN from the coding sequence ATGAACAAGAAGCTAACGTTAAATGTGGACGAATCAATAATTGATTTCGCTCATGAATATTCAAAGAAAACACATCAATCCATATCAAATATTGTTGAAAATTATTTTATCCATCTGAAAACTGAAATAGACACATCAGATATTTCGTCATCCGCAAAAGAATTATATGGAATTCTGGAAATGAATGAAATCCCAGATAAAAAAGAACTCAGAAAGGAATTCCATGAAAAGAGTATTAATTGA